A DNA window from Loxodonta africana isolate mLoxAfr1 chromosome 7, mLoxAfr1.hap2, whole genome shotgun sequence contains the following coding sequences:
- the LOC135231949 gene encoding olfactory receptor 5P76-like — protein sequence MDSLVDRNHTAVTEFILLGLTEDPTLRGTLFIVILCIYLVTISGNLSTIILIRISSQLHHPMYFFLSHLALADVGFSSSVTPNMLVNFLVETNTISYLGCAIQLGSAAFFGTVECCLLAAMAYDRFVAICNPLLYSTKMSTKVCEQLLCLSYVGGFLNASSFMISFFSLFFCGPNRVNHFFCDFAPLVKLSCSDVSIPAVAPSFSAGSIILVTVIVIAISYVYILISILKMHSTEGCHKAFSTCISHLTAVTLYYGTITFIYVMPKSSYSTDQNKVVSVFYMVVIPMLNPLIYSLRNNEIKGALRRKLHRKIFS from the coding sequence ATGGATTCCCTGGTGGACAGGAACCACACTGCAGTGACAGAGTTCATTTTATTGGGCTTAACAGAAGATCCTACCCTTCGAGGCACCCTCTTCATAGTCATCCTGTGCATCTATCTGGTGACCATATCTGGCAATCTCAGCACAATCATTCTGATCAGAATCTCTTCTCAGCTCCATCatcctatgtattttttcctgagcCACTTGGCTTTGGCTGATGTAGGCTTTTCATCCTCTGTCACACCCAATATGCTTGTAAACTTCCTGGTGGAGACAAATACAATCTCCTATCTTGGATGTGCCATCCAACTTGGATCAGCTGCTTTCTTTGGGACAGTTGAGTGCTGTCTTCTGGCtgccatggcctatgatcgctttGTAGCAATCTGCAACCCATTGCTTTATTCAACTAAAATGTCCACAAAAGTCTGTGAGCAGTTATTATGTCTGTCTTATGTAGGTGGTTTTCTCAACGCTTCTTCATTTatgatttccttcttttctttattcttctgtggaCCAAATCGAGTCAACcattttttctgtgattttgCTCCTTTAGTTAAACTTTCTTGTTCTGATGTCAGTATCCCTGCAGTGGCCCCCTCATTTTCTGCTGGCTCCATCATTCTGGTCACAGTGATTGTCATAGCCATCTCCTACGTCTATATCCTCATCTCCATCCTGAAGATGCACTCCACTGAGGGCTgccacaaggccttctccacctgcatCTCCCACCTCACTGCAGTCACTCTGTACTATGGGACCATTACATTCATTTATGTGATGCCCAAGTCCAGCTACTCTACTGACCAGAACAAGGTGGTGTCTGTGTTTTACATGgtggtgatccccatgttgaaCCCCCTCATCTACAGTCTCAGGAATAATGAGATTAAGGGTGCTCTCAGGAGAAAGCttcatagaaaaatattttcttaa